The region GCGCCGCCTGCTTCAACCGCCTCGCCGAGGCCCGGCACGAGATCGCCGAGGACGCCGCCCTCGCGCGCGAGGTCGGACGCGTCCTCGACCGGCCGTTCGGCAACAAGGTCGAGGTGATCAACCTCGTCCAGGCGATGCGCGAGCTCGGCCCCGCGATCAAGGAGAAGACGGTCCGCCCGCTCGCCGGCCTGAAGGTCGCCTGCTACTACGGCTGCCTCCTCGTGCGGCCGGCCGCGGCGACGAACTTCGACGACCCGGAGCGGCCGTCGGCGATGGAAGAGGTCGTCCGCGCGCTCGGCGCCGAGCCGGTCGAGTGGTCGAAGCGGCTCGTCTGCTGCGGCGGCAACTTCTCGCTGTCGCGGCAGGACTCGGTCGTCCGCCTCGGCCGCGAGATCCTCGAGGACGCGAAGGCCGCCGGCGCCGACGTCGTCGCCGTGGCCTGCCCGATGTGCCAGTCGAACCTCGACTTCCGCCAGAAGGCGATGGCCCGCGACGGGCGGTCGCTGCAGTTGCCGATCCTCTACCTCACGCAGCTCGTCGGCCTCGCGCTGGGGCTCGACGAGCAGACGCTCGGGCTCGCGCGCCACTTCGTGGACGCCGGCCCGACGCTGCGCAAGCTCGCGGCCGCGGCGCCCGCCGCGCCCGCGGAGGCCTGACCGATGGCCCGCCTGGGAGTGTTCATCTGCCACTGCGGCGAGAACATCGGCCGCACCGTGGACTGCGCCGCGGTGGCCGAGGCCGCCGGGAAGCTGCCCGGCGTCGCGCACGCCGAGGACTTCAAGTACATGTGCTCCGACCCGGGGCAGCAGCGGATCAAGAAGGCGATCGAGGATCTGGGGCTCGACGGCGTCGTCGTCGCCGCCTGCTCGCCGCGGATGCACGAGAAGACGTTCCGCCGCGCGGCGGCGTCTATGGGCGTCAACCCCTACCGCGTCGAGATGGCGAACATCCGCGAGCAGTGCTCGTGGATCCACGAGGACCGCGAGAAGGCGACGGCGAAGGCGATCGACCTGATGCGGCTGATCGTGGAGAAGGTCAAGCGCGACCAGCCGCTCGACCCGATCCGGATCCCGGTTACCCACCGCGCGCTGGTGATCGGCGGCGGCATCGCCGGCATCCAGGCGGCGCTCGACATCGCCGACGCGGGGCACGAGGTCGTGCTGGTGGAGAAGGAGCCCTCGATCGGCGGGCACATGTCCCAGCTGTCCGAGACCTTCCCCACCCTCGACTGCTCGCAGTGCATCCTGACCCCGCGGATGGTCGAGGTCTACCAGCATCCGCGGATCAAGCTCCTGACCTACTCCGAGGTGGAGAAGCTCGAGGGCTACATCGGCAACTTCAAGGTCACCGTGCGGCGCAAGGCGCGCAGCGTGCACGAGGACAAGTGCAACGGCTGCGGCGCCTGCCGCGAGAAGTGCCCGACGAAGAAGATCCCGAGCGAGTTCGAGCAGGGGCTGGGGCTGCGGACCGCGGTCTACGTGCCGTTCCCGCAGGCCGTGC is a window of bacterium DNA encoding:
- a CDS encoding CoB--CoM heterodisulfide reductase iron-sulfur subunit B family protein translates to MKLGYFPGCSLHGTARELNESLGEVARRLDLQLDEIKDWACCGASSAHQVNHLLGVALPARTLALAEEQGMERVVAPCAACFNRLAEARHEIAEDAALAREVGRVLDRPFGNKVEVINLVQAMRELGPAIKEKTVRPLAGLKVACYYGCLLVRPAAATNFDDPERPSAMEEVVRALGAEPVEWSKRLVCCGGNFSLSRQDSVVRLGREILEDAKAAGADVVAVACPMCQSNLDFRQKAMARDGRSLQLPILYLTQLVGLALGLDEQTLGLARHFVDAGPTLRKLAAAAPAAPAEA